One Pseudonocardia sediminis DNA window includes the following coding sequences:
- a CDS encoding HAD-IIA family hydrolase has protein sequence MTDMDGVLVREGRLVPGADTLLGRLRDKGVPFLVLTNNSMHTPRDLRYRLQATGLEVPEEAIWTSALATAAFLHEQRPGGSAYVIGEAGLTTALHDVGYVITDSNPDYVVLGETRTYSFSGITTAIRLIENGARFVATNPDATGPSPEGLLPATGSVAAMISKATRTDPYFVGKPNPLMMRAALNRLGAHSESTIMIGDRMDTDILAGLEAGMRTVLVLSGITQAEEIDRFPFRPTRVVSSVADLVDDV, from the coding sequence ATGACCGACATGGACGGTGTCCTCGTCCGCGAGGGCCGTCTCGTCCCGGGCGCCGACACCCTGCTCGGGCGCCTGCGGGACAAGGGCGTGCCGTTCCTGGTCCTGACGAACAACTCGATGCACACCCCGCGCGACCTGCGCTACCGGCTGCAGGCCACCGGCCTGGAGGTGCCCGAGGAGGCGATCTGGACCTCGGCGCTGGCCACCGCGGCGTTCCTGCACGAGCAGCGCCCGGGCGGCAGCGCCTACGTGATCGGCGAGGCCGGGCTGACGACCGCGCTGCACGACGTCGGGTACGTGATCACCGACTCGAACCCGGACTACGTGGTGCTGGGCGAGACCCGCACCTACAGCTTCTCCGGGATCACCACCGCGATCCGGCTGATCGAGAACGGCGCCCGGTTCGTCGCGACGAACCCGGACGCCACCGGCCCGTCGCCGGAAGGGCTGCTGCCGGCGACCGGCTCCGTCGCCGCGATGATCTCCAAGGCGACCCGGACCGACCCGTACTTCGTGGGCAAGCCGAACCCGCTGATGATGCGCGCCGCCCTGAACCGCCTCGGCGCGCACTCCGAGTCGACGATCATGATCGGCGACCGGATGGACACCGACATCCTGGCCGGTCTCGAGGCCGGGATGCGCACGGTGCTGGTGCTCTCCGGCATCACCCAGGCCGAGGAGATCGACCGTTTCCCGTTCCGCCCGACCCGCGTGGTGTCCTCGGTCGCCGACCTCGTCGACGACGTCTGA
- a CDS encoding Fpg/Nei family DNA glycosylase: protein MPEGHTLHRLARLHQKLFARRPVAVSSPQGRFADSAALLDGAVMTRAEAHGKHLFHRFGPDRVVHVHLGLYGTFVEAELEPGGMPPEPRGQLRMRLVGETHYADLRGPTACELITGAEARALRARLGEDPLRRDADPDKVWARISRSRSPLATLLMDQAVVSGVGNVYRAELLFRHGLDPQLPGTHLDRETWDAMWTDLVALMRDGVRKGRIDTVAREHDPRRRGEPGRKDRHGGEVYVYRRTGMGCLVCGTPVLTATHQARNLFWCPTCQPAA, encoded by the coding sequence ATGCCCGAGGGCCACACGCTGCACCGTCTGGCGCGGCTGCACCAGAAGCTGTTCGCCCGCCGTCCGGTCGCGGTGTCGAGCCCGCAGGGCCGCTTCGCCGACTCCGCCGCGCTGCTCGACGGCGCGGTGATGACCCGCGCCGAGGCGCACGGCAAGCACCTGTTCCATCGCTTCGGACCGGACCGGGTGGTGCACGTGCATCTCGGTCTCTACGGCACGTTCGTCGAGGCCGAGCTGGAGCCGGGAGGGATGCCGCCCGAGCCGCGCGGCCAGCTGCGGATGCGGCTCGTCGGCGAGACCCACTACGCCGACCTGCGCGGGCCGACCGCGTGCGAGCTGATCACCGGCGCCGAGGCCCGCGCGCTGCGGGCGCGGCTCGGGGAGGACCCGCTGCGCCGCGACGCCGACCCGGACAAGGTGTGGGCGCGGATCTCGCGGTCCCGCTCGCCGCTGGCCACGCTGCTGATGGACCAGGCCGTCGTCTCCGGGGTCGGCAACGTCTACCGCGCGGAGCTGCTGTTCCGCCACGGCCTGGACCCGCAGCTGCCGGGGACGCACCTCGACCGGGAGACGTGGGACGCGATGTGGACCGACCTCGTCGCCCTGATGCGCGACGGCGTCCGCAAGGGCCGCATCGACACCGTCGCGCGCGAGCACGACCCGCGCCGTCGCGGCGAGCCCGGCCGCAAGGACCGCCACGGCGGCGAGGTCTACGTCTACCGGCGCACCGGGATGGGGTGCCTGGTCTGCGGCACGCCGGTTCTCACGGCCACCCACCAGGCCCGCAACCTGTTCTGGTGCCCGACGTGCCAGCCCGCCGCCTGA
- a CDS encoding ribose-5-phosphate isomerase produces the protein MRVYLGSDHAGFELKAKLIEHLSGQGIETVDVGAPTFDASDDYPAWCIETARQVVEDPEGLGIVIGGSGNGEQIAANKVPGIRAALAWNEETARLAREHNNAQVVGIGARQHMFEEVLVIVETFLTTDFSGDERHQRRIDQVAAFERTGEIELPAS, from the coding sequence GTGCGCGTCTACCTGGGCAGTGACCACGCCGGATTCGAGCTGAAGGCGAAGCTGATCGAGCACCTGTCCGGGCAGGGGATCGAGACGGTCGACGTCGGTGCGCCGACGTTCGACGCGAGCGACGACTACCCGGCCTGGTGCATCGAGACGGCCCGTCAGGTCGTCGAGGACCCCGAGGGCCTCGGCATCGTGATCGGCGGCTCCGGCAACGGCGAGCAGATCGCCGCGAACAAGGTGCCCGGCATCCGCGCCGCGCTGGCGTGGAACGAGGAGACCGCGCGTCTGGCCCGGGAGCACAACAACGCGCAGGTCGTCGGCATCGGCGCCCGCCAGCACATGTTCGAGGAGGTGCTGGTGATCGTCGAGACGTTCCTGACCACGGACTTCTCCGGCGACGAGCGCCACCAGCGCCGGATCGACCAGGTCGCCGCGTTCGAGCGCACCGGCGAGATCGAGCTCCCGGCGAGCTGA
- a CDS encoding DUF429 domain-containing protein: MQVAGVDGVPDGWVVCVLRDAGTPEVTVSWTVEPDAAAVLARTRDCDAVGLDIPIGLPSGTARRACDVETAARLGRARSSVFPAPPREVLAARTHAEACVVAREVTGKAISLQTFHIGAKIREWDALDAVPDTVVEAHPELSLRTLAPDIEFVPKKTARGLGQRIAALARWVDPAVALADLPGPTRLDDVLDALAVSWTAARRLRGEAEILGDETDARGRPMRVVV, encoded by the coding sequence ATGCAGGTCGCGGGTGTGGACGGGGTCCCCGACGGATGGGTCGTGTGCGTGCTGCGCGACGCCGGCACCCCGGAGGTGACGGTGTCGTGGACGGTCGAGCCCGACGCCGCCGCGGTGCTCGCCCGGACCCGGGACTGCGACGCGGTGGGCCTCGACATCCCGATCGGCCTGCCGTCCGGGACGGCACGGCGGGCCTGCGACGTCGAGACGGCGGCGCGACTGGGCCGGGCCCGGTCGTCGGTGTTCCCGGCGCCGCCGCGGGAGGTCCTCGCCGCACGCACCCACGCCGAGGCCTGCGTCGTCGCGCGGGAGGTCACCGGGAAGGCGATCAGCCTGCAGACGTTCCACATCGGGGCCAAGATCCGTGAGTGGGACGCGCTCGACGCCGTCCCGGACACCGTCGTCGAGGCCCATCCGGAGCTGTCGTTGCGCACCCTCGCGCCGGACATCGAGTTCGTGCCGAAGAAGACCGCCCGCGGGCTGGGCCAGCGGATCGCCGCCCTGGCCCGGTGGGTGGACCCGGCGGTCGCGCTGGCCGACCTGCCCGGCCCCACCCGCCTCGACGACGTCCTCGACGCCCTGGCCGTGAGCTGGACCGCCGCCCGCCGGCTGCGCGGCGAGGCCGAGATCCTCGGCGACGAGACCGACGCCCGCGGACGTCCGATGCGGGTGGTGGTGTGA